One Drosophila teissieri strain GT53w chromosome X, Prin_Dtei_1.1, whole genome shotgun sequence genomic window, CCACTCTACACTCTACATTACTGCGGGCCACCCTGAACCACTCTGTAACACACGGAACCACACGACCCACGACGTGTGTGGTTTTAGGCGGATCATTTGGGCAGCACGATCGAAGCCAATCGGATTATGCAAACAGCGGATTTGTCTCCTCCGATTTCGCTCAAAGATGCAATCCACGGATGCGGGTGTATCTTGTGtatttcttctgtttttttttcggtttctttgTTGTAATGCGGCTTGCAACTCTTTCAATTTGAAGCGGATCGAAAGTGAATGGCACTCGCTTTTGCGGcatattcgattacattcaACTTAGAAGTTTGAACTTCGCAGGGTAATTCGATCACTTCCACCGCCTTGGGTTACCAACTGCACTCTGCAAAAAATTAGACCAGGTTTCTTCTTTATTCAGTCAATCGATTGTATATGCAAGTTCTTGCAGTTAGACAGCATTCTTTCAGTGCATACTTTCTTATGCTCTTAAAAGGAGACAAGGACCTCTTTTTAACCCATTTCTTGTGCTCTTTGTGCTCGCAGAAAATCGATCCCCTGACACGCATTCAGGAGGAGATCAAGGAGGTGGTGCGGCGCGAGGAGGAGTACCGCCAGCTGGCCACTCTTTCGTCCAGCGCCACGATCACTTCCGCTTCGCCGGATTTCGAGACATACACGGTTAATGGTAACTTTGAGCCGAAACTGCAGCCGGATGACGAGCACGATCTGGTTGAAGGCCAGGACCAGgaacaggatcaggatcagggCATGCTGGTCACCGCCCAACCGGCGGCCGTGCAGACCACCTCGCTCCTGCTGCCCATCGACGAGCTGTCCAACACACCATCGCTGGCCTCCAGCGTGAACAGCGCCAAGGAGGAGAGTCTCGATGGCCAGCACTCGGATGACTCGGGCATTTCGGCCTCCTCGCAGAGCAACACCCTCATCACTGGGATCACCACGAACGTGGCCAAGCAGCAGCCACTCAAACTGACCCTGGTGACGCGTCAGGAGCAGCGCTACATTGGACCCAACTGCTACAATTTGACCCCTGAGCCGCCACAGCAGAAGCTGATCACCCGCACCATATCCACGCCCCAGCTGAGTGGTCTGCCCCAGAAGCGGCAGTTTGCCTTCGGTGGCGCCGCCACCAAGGGTGTGATGCAGCGCTTCATTGCCTCGCATGGCAAGCTGGGCAACACCAGCCCCCTGCCGGCTGCCTCTCCAATGACCCTCTCCCTGGGCGCTGTCAATGCCAATGGCACCTCAAATGCCAATGGCCAGATCAATAatatcagcagcaacaatagcaacagcaccaacaacaacaacaccctCAAGCTGAACACCCGCACAGCAATGGCATTCCTGGAGTCTGGCGGCTCAACGGGGGGCATCAACTCGTCATCGGTGACGCTTTCGTCGGCGGGCATCGAGCGGGACTCGGAGGGCAGGCCCCTGCGACGTGGATACGTCCCCGTTGAGCAGAAGATCCAGCGCGAGCTGCAGGACCTGAAGTCACGCGAATCGGAGTTGAAGCGTCTGCGCAAGATCAACCGGCAGAACACACTGAAGGCCTCGCTGGACAAGCTGTGAGTTTTCGATGGCTTTGGATACACAATTCTGTGAAAACTTCCAGAATCTAAATGTTTGTGTTTCTATTGCAGCCAACTCAGCACAGATGACGAGGCTGATGCAGATgctgatgacgatgaggaCTCTGAGGTGGAGCACTGCTACGGGCCCGGAAAACTGCGCAATGCCCAGTCCACACAGGAACTCGATAGGAATGGGTGAGTATACCAAAGTTAGCCCCTGATAGAGAGAGATTTAAACAGTGTAATCCTTACAGAAACGAGCAGGACATCGTGCACAAGCCATCGGGTAATCGCAGTCTGAACGCAGCCGCCTACATATCGAATGGCATCAGCAATGGTAATGGCAACGGAATGCGTCCGGCTATGTCGCTGGCCCAGCTCTGCGACCTGACGCCCGAGGAGGCGCCCTCATCGCGTGGACTCATCGCCCAGTGGGAGAGCCTGATCAAAAAGAACGCCGAGGTGGGAACGGTCGAGGCGATCATCTAAAGAATGTGGGTCGTGAATCCTGTCTAAaacgacaaaaacaaaaatgatgaaatacaaaaacatacaCACCAACGATCTGGTGCAGAGCAGaccaaattattaatataGTGTCCACACTAACACACTTGATCCTCCCACTTCTACgagtccacgtccacgtccaggtcctcctccttcttcgcCCTCTTCACCTGCGAAAGCTGCTTATCAACGAATTAATCTTAATGCCAATTAATGGGAATTGAAATTATAACGAAACTGAATTGCCTGTACTTAAAGCGATTTATATGTGTAATTTGTAATGTGTACGTGAACTGTTCGAGAACtctattgtatatatataattcttCTTGTTTCCAGTGCGAGTACAGTCGACTTGCttataatttattacaaatcaactttatatataccatatatgaaaatatgtaaacaaaatactaTATGTACGAAACCAATATGAAAaaacgatttaaaaaaaataaaaaaaaaaaacaaaaacaagagagaacgctttagtcgagtttcccgactatctgatacccgttagtgTGTGGTGCGGGATCCGTGGCAAGCCTGAAATATGCAAAGCACTGCAATAATGATACTAATAATAGATTTTGGAaatttatcatatttatttttattcaataCATTTCGTTTCTTTCGTTTGTTGTTACGGTTTCTGTTTGTTAAGTTCTTGTTACGTATTCGCTCTGTACTAATTGAATTAATCAGATATTAGGGTGCCGTAGATAGAGAGCGCCTCTAGTTTGGAGTACAAGTTTCGGTTAGAGTAAGCCGGTTGTTCATCATCATCCACAGACCTAAAAGTACAATCTTTATACACAACAAAACGGAAGCGATCGACACTCAGCGAATTTGCACTACGATCCACGAGGATTGCAGGTGTAAACGGTGTCCGAGTGCTGCGATAATCTTGGAATTTTGGTTGATTTTTGGTAg contains:
- the LOC122623739 gene encoding myosin heavy chain kinase D, with amino-acid sequence MQQKVEEKIDPLTRIQEEIKEVVRREEEYRQLATLSSSATITSASPDFETYTVNGNFEPKLQPDDEHDLVEGQDQEQDQDQGMLVTAQPAAVQTTSLLLPIDELSNTPSLASSVNSAKEESLDGQHSDDSGISASSQSNTLITGITTNVAKQQPLKLTLVTRQEQRYIGPNCYNLTPEPPQQKLITRTISTPQLSGLPQKRQFAFGGAATKGVMQRFIASHGKLGNTSPLPAASPMTLSLGAVNANGTSNANGQINNISSNNSNSTNNNNTLKLNTRTAMAFLESGGSTGGINSSSVTLSSAGIERDSEGRPLRRGYVPVEQKIQRELQDLKSRESELKRLRKINRQNTLKASLDKLQLSTDDEADADADDDEDSEVEHCYGPGKLRNAQSTQELDRNGNEQDIVHKPSGNRSLNAAAYISNGISNGNGNGMRPAMSLAQLCDLTPEEAPSSRGLIAQWESLIKKNAEVGTVEAII